A window from Pseudomonas frederiksbergensis encodes these proteins:
- a CDS encoding MarC family protein, producing MLHVLFSVYLKMLVLYSPFFVLSCFISLTRGYSRKEQRRLAWKVATATLVSSVLLYLFGRVIFSVFGITVDAFRIGAGSVLFISALGMAQGKSAVQTDNVQQDVTIVPLTIPLTVGPGTIGALLVMGVSQPHWDDKLTAILSIALASFTVGVVLYLSNRIERILGDQGLQIVSRLMGLFVCALAAQIIFTGVKGYLVP from the coding sequence ATGCTCCACGTGTTGTTCAGCGTTTACCTGAAGATGCTGGTGCTCTACAGCCCGTTCTTCGTGTTGTCCTGTTTCATCAGTCTGACCCGCGGATATTCGCGCAAGGAACAACGCCGTCTGGCCTGGAAAGTGGCGACTGCCACACTGGTCTCCAGCGTCTTGCTGTACCTGTTCGGACGAGTGATTTTCAGTGTCTTCGGCATCACCGTGGACGCGTTCCGCATCGGCGCCGGCAGTGTGTTGTTCATCTCGGCGTTGGGTATGGCGCAGGGCAAGTCGGCAGTGCAGACCGACAACGTGCAGCAGGACGTGACCATCGTCCCGCTGACGATTCCCCTGACAGTCGGCCCCGGCACCATCGGCGCCTTGCTGGTGATGGGCGTGAGTCAGCCTCATTGGGACGACAAACTCACGGCCATTCTGAGCATTGCCCTGGCCAGTTTTACCGTCGGCGTGGTGCTTTACCTGTCCAACCGCATCGAGCGGATTCTCGGTGACCAGGGTTTGCAGATCGTCAGCCGGTTGATGGGGTTGTTCGTCTGCGCATTGGCGGCGCAGATCATCTTTACCGGGGTGAAGGGCTATCTGGTTCCCTGA
- a CDS encoding hybrid sensor histidine kinase/response regulator, protein MRWLRIAIGFTVTLLTLLCMLPAQAAQGSGWAVLLDEQGDLQLSDIRSARYTNQFSPIELDRLTAAEPDGALWLRFRLAPGKHEQLLRVFAPDLSHLNLYVLDGDTLIEQQNTGTRQPQAERPLPSSDFMLPLPQNEKPLDVYLRLVSDHQLRPHITLQSAVMTAANQNQTLIFGMLFGCIAMLILHSLVRYAYTRSRSSLWLAGCEALLMLSLLLLLNLAGPWLPNWHAVQTPGAYLALLLTAPCGLMFAYCFFTPLGPHPLNKLLLGDILFIVVCGLLLLFVNTLPLNIMTYALVALAGLSMLFVSAYHWQKGYRPARLFVAAMVVFNIGTLIMLPALLGLTLVAPQGLIMTLLGLICISGILMSIALSERQRSITEARFSVSRDLAASNAEINAKAEFLAKISHEIRTPMNGVLGMTELLLGTPLSVKQRDYVQTIHSAGNELLTLINEILDISKLESGQIELDDVQFDLNALIEDCLSIFRAKAEQQNVELISFIQPQVPRVISGDPTRLRQTLLSLLENALKKTDEGEILIVVALDERSAKPRLRIAVQDSGEPMDAEERDALMHAELHSKHFLSANRLGGNLGLVIARQLIRLMHGEFGIKSGANQGSTLWLTLPLDPDRLEHPTSDLDGPLQGARVLVVDDNDTCRKVLMQQCTAWGLNVSSVASGKEALALLRTKAHLRDYFDVVLLDQNMPGMTGMQLAAKIKEDPSLNHDILLIMLTGISNAPSKIIARNSGIKRILAKPVAGYTLKTTLADELNQRNKGLSISQHLPTGPTLPVKVPSDFRILVAEDNSISTKVIRGMLGKLNLQPDTASNGEEALMAMKAQRYDLVLMDCEMPILDGFSATQQLRAWEVGNQRIRTPVVALTAHILAEHKERARQAGMDGHMAKPVELSQLRELIEHWVAQRDQQIRAATQTS, encoded by the coding sequence GTGCGCTGGCTCAGGATCGCCATAGGATTCACCGTCACTCTGTTGACCTTGCTCTGCATGCTCCCGGCCCAGGCCGCGCAAGGCAGTGGCTGGGCGGTATTGCTCGACGAACAGGGTGACCTGCAGCTCAGCGACATCCGTTCCGCTCGCTACACCAATCAATTCAGCCCCATTGAACTCGACCGCCTCACCGCCGCCGAGCCTGATGGTGCGTTATGGCTGCGCTTCAGGCTCGCTCCCGGCAAGCATGAGCAATTGCTGCGGGTATTCGCGCCCGACCTGTCGCACCTCAATCTGTATGTGCTGGACGGCGACACGCTGATCGAGCAACAGAACACCGGCACCCGCCAGCCCCAGGCTGAACGGCCACTGCCCAGCAGCGACTTCATGTTGCCGCTGCCACAAAACGAAAAACCTCTCGATGTTTACCTGCGACTGGTCTCCGACCATCAGTTGAGGCCTCACATCACCCTGCAGTCGGCGGTCATGACCGCGGCCAACCAGAATCAGACGCTGATCTTCGGAATGTTGTTCGGTTGTATCGCGATGCTGATCCTGCACAGCCTCGTCCGCTATGCCTATACCCGCTCACGCAGCAGTCTCTGGCTGGCCGGGTGCGAAGCCTTGTTGATGCTCAGCCTGTTGCTGTTGCTGAACCTGGCAGGACCCTGGCTGCCAAACTGGCACGCGGTACAGACCCCCGGCGCCTACCTCGCCCTGCTGCTGACGGCGCCGTGCGGCCTGATGTTCGCCTATTGCTTCTTCACCCCACTCGGCCCGCACCCGCTGAACAAGCTGCTGCTGGGGGACATTCTGTTTATCGTGGTCTGCGGCTTGCTTCTGCTGTTCGTCAACACGCTGCCGCTGAACATCATGACCTACGCCCTGGTCGCCCTGGCAGGCCTGAGCATGTTGTTCGTCAGCGCCTATCACTGGCAAAAAGGCTATCGCCCGGCGCGCCTGTTCGTCGCGGCAATGGTGGTGTTCAACATTGGCACTCTGATCATGTTGCCGGCACTGCTGGGATTGACCCTGGTCGCACCGCAGGGCTTGATCATGACGCTGCTGGGGTTAATCTGCATCAGCGGCATATTGATGAGCATTGCCTTGAGCGAACGTCAGCGCAGCATCACCGAAGCCCGTTTCAGCGTCAGCCGCGACCTGGCCGCCAGCAACGCCGAGATCAACGCCAAGGCCGAATTCCTGGCAAAAATCAGCCACGAAATCCGCACCCCGATGAATGGCGTGCTGGGCATGACCGAGCTGCTGTTGGGCACGCCACTCTCGGTCAAGCAGCGCGACTATGTACAGACCATCCACAGTGCCGGCAACGAACTGCTGACACTGATCAACGAAATTCTCGACATCTCCAAGCTCGAATCCGGGCAGATCGAACTGGACGATGTGCAATTCGACCTCAACGCGCTGATCGAAGATTGCCTGAGCATCTTTCGCGCCAAGGCCGAACAGCAGAACGTCGAGCTGATCAGTTTTATCCAGCCGCAAGTGCCACGCGTCATCAGCGGTGATCCGACGCGCCTGCGCCAGACCCTGCTGAGCCTGCTGGAAAACGCCCTGAAGAAAACCGACGAAGGCGAAATCCTGATCGTTGTCGCGCTCGATGAGCGCAGCGCCAAACCGCGCTTGCGCATTGCCGTGCAGGACAGCGGTGAGCCGATGGACGCCGAAGAGCGCGATGCATTGATGCACGCCGAACTGCACAGCAAGCACTTCCTCTCGGCCAACCGCTTGGGAGGCAACCTGGGGCTGGTGATCGCCCGTCAGCTGATTCGCTTGATGCACGGTGAGTTCGGGATCAAGAGCGGCGCCAATCAGGGCAGCACCTTGTGGCTGACCCTGCCGCTGGACCCCGACCGCCTCGAACACCCGACGTCCGACCTTGATGGCCCGTTGCAGGGTGCACGGGTATTGGTGGTAGACGATAACGACACGTGTCGCAAAGTGCTGATGCAACAGTGCACCGCCTGGGGCCTTAATGTCAGCTCCGTAGCGTCCGGCAAGGAAGCGCTGGCGCTGCTGCGCACCAAGGCTCACTTGCGTGATTACTTCGACGTGGTCCTGCTGGACCAGAACATGCCCGGCATGACCGGCATGCAACTGGCGGCCAAGATCAAGGAAGATCCGAGCCTGAACCACGACATCCTGCTGATCATGCTCACCGGCATCAGCAATGCGCCGAGCAAGATCATCGCGCGCAACTCGGGGATCAAACGCATCCTCGCCAAACCGGTGGCCGGTTACACCCTCAAGACGACATTGGCCGACGAGCTGAACCAGCGAAACAAGGGCCTCTCCATCTCGCAGCACCTGCCCACCGGCCCGACCTTGCCGGTCAAGGTGCCAAGCGATTTCCGCATCCTGGTGGCCGAAGACAACAGCATCTCGACCAAAGTGATTCGCGGCATGCTGGGCAAGCTCAACCTGCAACCGGACACCGCCAGCAATGGTGAGGAAGCGCTGATGGCGATGAAGGCCCAGCGCTATGACCTGGTGCTGATGGACTGTGAAATGCCGATCCTCGACGGCTTCTCCGCCACCCAGCAACTGCGTGCCTGGGAAGTCGGCAATCAGCGGATTCGCACGCCGGTGGTGGCTTTGACTGCGCACATTCTTGCCGAACACAAAGAGCGCGCGCGCCAGGCCGGCATGGACGGGCACATGGCCAAACCGGTGGAGTTGTCGCAGTTGCGTGAATTGATCGAGCATTGGGTTGCCCAGCGTGATCAGCAAATCCGGGCAGCGACTCAAACGTCCTGA
- a CDS encoding TcdA/TcdB pore-forming domain-containing protein, protein MAVSFLHMDMKMKSTTGETLNQTDTFPTPFDRSELEFALSGFKDMPAHAAALRYFDGATEASTLDAQLTAISLLKETLESTSPKGSAATLPKVRDKLTDYFLRLSTTVELLNTGKPVPKKLHFVWVGGGIGAIQGDYINVWRQTLAPQGYSLNLWYDSDALLAHETNRIIVESAKALGAISAPQGAVDTSAALARRYIERTRVLRQQMFEHIQTVTRAGGSADQARIDLLVSAYGQDEGALKALKARNLQSLQRLEMTHRDIHVELIDQPLFDIYEREISFRTNLAAASDITRLQVLNSESGTYLDADLLPSLHKVLGGVDLAAFSAEERIGVMQVLFDYNPTLLPNRGQAYADFRPKVPEQHREAITAFAKSAPSLSDIFAPFNDVMVASNGLRVGNKNAPDSMANQIKTPFNGLSNALLSGHAGSAQLAAVMEKIRSNYQFLDRVVAQALSSNVSLQDRQAFPDLIIREMEKQHGPISSWNSNLQSLNSFLQAINDYDADGIRFGAQSAIAMSGPTAVSSGLSDFVDDHAVLESRQQISDKVDLFDGFNLATEEETHHSWKDNAKTEAAWFELETTKASQGGYKAHFKGNITELLKGQLMTFEKGWPVIEGRPVLQTDILQQLMDDLGTPFIRAMNEKLSGDLSFDKPWSLSFDERQRILAQVPVELPVSHGFEPIGNLNEMIVRIGHDSLPLDQLSPVHRVLLGGLFGAQTLDNAGFDDAWQHTRALAQSNTDLGFAQRYLAIEQALLTRRHPAFEAGFAAAQAMGEPSKNSAQVLKALAFEKPLTLRQWGEHTARIRFQAQHELRQHIFQRSATVLETFIEQGASTGRLMPQGLLVRGEGDPGRRCYPLVLAMAAAIEKGPSAVDALSGRLANANLAPDANETHAFLRTLDELRTVPMARLGVLSGESGLDQVLRTLQASTSTRTLMLNTESHSLLVAKVVTGESSAYHFYDPNFGVFGFEQAQDLHRGLERFLSSPELAKLYEINHVMEATFNVVDLNGPRVADLELASQIKVSGLLSHDPISIGITVAPWEHHAELRARSLVENARLGRGLSELDARHWAQQIQHSADRLHAESSLGRDFVPVFDSVREVSGGHYEISLVNLKDPTRTVRVPSTDGVLPRIRSYLTETFQTLSVKPSVPGRVDPSDVSAVHTLNAAFTVQALLVALQSHEQISAINEDRSLTTAVRMHGYLSYAQLAHGNLLDIVELVKLVRVALNDAPLVARTTSSVVVNALGHIARDGLATVMQLATLGFDIYLLANAKDDLQQAQYGTQLAFDSAGLALTAAGIGAGLAGASTVAAFLGGAGVILGGFAIGVSALVEGFNGTLERGRRIGQYLNRVDKAYRSGGHSIREGVFYPNPYAAIREIDLRNQRLTFDSQEILSANTYTLNPPDQNPDRSKAINIRQHLGLPEHAAIGDLTTFQAIVLPCVAKTWFGFDYSALPFSTTRSEHFETALKLEYDTAGNRQFWFTFYKFPSEYILHNLYPIEVETTIRVLLDEEPRLLLVPELPKMLHGKLTYSVEGVGGHCTLTLAPGVRSINLSQAKARPMAWTLRALWLSEADIVVSDGFLKVGAIDVHVMGTPELVIQTSHNSFRVDWAKRQLLLEELENDPTADTAMIQARVRNLARANRLASPFTAVQNFPVPFADPQEPQLTTAFYEQARDRFIYARDLPPALANQARLGAVIGGQAYFYCSREALIWRTDVVTGQVNRFYRLMDPVPGSSISVFQVLGQGVIRIVQQVTQRTGREAEVVYLLGEDEVLLLAIAGHLTERQQDLLLKGVMRGWSNFLWDYELLVKDSKLWPLTQVKVVDYQPAAFVSITPLTQGKKESLSTWVRAADGLLIRPDVPQIEGPRGPVSPMLLTPATRKGDTVLFFDKLNRTLYRQKIGMTVTGVDAQAERIGPWNVIEVIANEKRYVALTREGLYFDINEQGQSQLAGVSEDWLEDARGPLGIGFEFWTEVEALATAHQASSFSILGLGSGVRDEKLCAWYVDHRWLMADMGPGKVVQLVATTPDEETGWLLDVSVGQLYRQAFLEPEKLPTLFDNGLQLLRQDLLPVPQKVWPEWSFAQVWTHGSGLRGRTLEGVELEMMFGEPARIVGVTGGWVLAQQGTKDPYDARVRRALRALVSKYPHEAFVSVGGYSGYQWYVEGIDRVVGEVDTRLETRLLGVRNKTIALLHETPTQLTYSASKDVWLENSVARREDEVLMLEFQGELNDVMPLIPDDITQLILSYGPKAISCSLSSTAWQRLECIMVDCRRSLSAESQMPGTLILDTGAQDAWRVSLVENKLLFTDPNTGHSLILLNHSDSLTERRAMSLSLQVHGTTMTVTLDEFVQALASDGKDRQLAALMTKEGMTLLMTRQSEAIVQV, encoded by the coding sequence GTGGCTGTCAGCTTTTTACATATGGATATGAAAATGAAAAGTACAACTGGCGAAACGCTAAATCAGACTGACACTTTCCCCACGCCGTTTGATCGCAGCGAACTGGAGTTCGCGTTGAGCGGTTTCAAAGATATGCCGGCGCATGCAGCGGCCTTGCGTTACTTCGACGGTGCTACCGAAGCGTCGACTCTTGACGCTCAACTGACGGCGATAAGTCTATTGAAGGAAACGCTCGAATCAACAAGCCCGAAAGGTTCGGCGGCCACACTGCCAAAAGTCCGGGATAAATTGACGGACTATTTCTTGCGTTTGAGTACAACGGTCGAACTACTGAATACCGGCAAACCCGTCCCTAAAAAGTTGCACTTTGTCTGGGTGGGCGGAGGCATTGGTGCTATTCAGGGAGACTACATCAATGTCTGGAGGCAAACGCTTGCCCCACAGGGTTACAGCCTCAACCTGTGGTATGACAGCGATGCTTTGCTGGCCCATGAGACCAATCGCATTATCGTCGAGTCAGCCAAAGCGCTGGGGGCGATATCTGCGCCACAAGGCGCCGTCGATACGTCTGCTGCGCTGGCTCGCCGTTACATCGAGCGAACTCGAGTGTTGCGACAGCAGATGTTCGAGCATATCCAGACGGTCACACGGGCGGGCGGTAGCGCCGATCAGGCGCGAATTGATCTTTTGGTCAGTGCCTATGGCCAGGATGAAGGTGCGCTCAAGGCGCTCAAAGCCCGCAACCTTCAATCTCTGCAACGCCTGGAAATGACTCATCGAGACATACACGTAGAGCTTATCGATCAACCGTTGTTCGATATTTATGAGCGCGAAATCTCGTTTCGCACCAACTTGGCGGCTGCATCCGATATCACACGTTTACAAGTTCTGAATAGCGAGAGTGGAACCTATCTTGATGCTGATTTGCTGCCGTCTCTGCATAAAGTGCTCGGTGGAGTGGACCTCGCCGCCTTCAGTGCCGAAGAACGTATAGGTGTGATGCAGGTATTGTTCGATTACAACCCGACACTACTTCCGAATCGGGGACAGGCCTATGCAGATTTTCGCCCCAAGGTGCCCGAACAACACCGAGAGGCGATAACTGCATTTGCCAAAAGCGCGCCGTCCCTCAGCGATATTTTTGCCCCGTTCAATGACGTCATGGTTGCGTCGAACGGCCTGCGTGTCGGTAATAAAAACGCGCCTGATTCGATGGCGAATCAAATCAAGACGCCGTTCAACGGATTATCCAATGCCCTGTTGAGTGGTCATGCAGGTTCTGCACAACTCGCCGCCGTTATGGAAAAAATTCGCAGCAACTATCAATTCCTGGATCGGGTAGTTGCGCAGGCCTTGAGCAGCAATGTATCGCTTCAGGATCGCCAGGCATTTCCCGATCTGATTATCCGGGAGATGGAGAAACAACACGGTCCGATTTCAAGCTGGAACTCGAATCTGCAAAGCCTCAACAGTTTTTTGCAGGCGATCAATGACTATGATGCCGACGGGATCAGATTCGGTGCCCAGTCGGCCATTGCAATGAGCGGGCCGACGGCGGTGTCCAGCGGGTTGAGTGACTTTGTTGACGACCATGCGGTGCTTGAAAGCCGCCAACAGATCAGTGACAAGGTTGACCTGTTCGACGGCTTTAACCTCGCCACCGAAGAAGAAACCCATCACAGCTGGAAAGACAATGCCAAAACTGAGGCGGCCTGGTTCGAGCTTGAGACAACAAAAGCGAGCCAGGGCGGCTATAAGGCCCATTTCAAAGGCAACATCACGGAGCTGCTGAAAGGTCAGCTCATGACGTTTGAAAAGGGTTGGCCTGTGATTGAGGGCCGCCCGGTTTTACAGACCGACATCCTGCAGCAATTGATGGATGACCTGGGAACCCCCTTTATCCGGGCCATGAACGAAAAACTTAGCGGCGACCTGAGCTTCGATAAGCCTTGGTCCCTGAGCTTCGATGAGCGTCAGCGGATCCTGGCGCAAGTCCCTGTCGAACTTCCGGTCTCGCACGGTTTTGAGCCGATCGGCAATCTGAATGAAATGATCGTTCGCATTGGCCACGACTCTCTGCCGCTTGATCAGTTGAGCCCGGTGCATCGGGTGTTACTCGGCGGGCTGTTCGGTGCGCAGACGCTGGATAATGCCGGATTCGACGATGCCTGGCAGCACACCCGAGCCCTTGCGCAGAGCAACACCGATCTGGGTTTCGCCCAGCGTTATCTGGCCATCGAGCAGGCTTTGCTCACACGCAGGCATCCCGCATTCGAAGCCGGTTTTGCAGCTGCCCAGGCAATGGGTGAGCCATCGAAGAACAGCGCTCAAGTGCTCAAGGCCCTCGCGTTCGAGAAACCGCTGACCTTGCGCCAATGGGGCGAGCACACGGCCCGTATCAGGTTTCAGGCCCAACATGAGCTGCGTCAACACATCTTCCAGCGCAGCGCCACGGTGCTGGAAACCTTCATCGAGCAAGGTGCTTCGACGGGGAGGTTGATGCCTCAGGGTTTACTGGTCAGGGGTGAAGGCGATCCTGGAAGGCGTTGTTATCCGCTGGTATTGGCCATGGCGGCGGCCATCGAAAAAGGCCCCTCGGCTGTGGACGCTTTGAGCGGCAGGTTGGCCAATGCCAACCTTGCGCCCGACGCCAATGAAACCCATGCTTTTCTGCGAACTCTCGATGAGCTGCGAACTGTGCCAATGGCGCGGTTGGGCGTTTTATCAGGAGAGTCCGGGTTGGATCAGGTCCTGCGGACCCTGCAAGCCAGTACTTCCACCCGCACCTTGATGCTTAACACCGAAAGCCATTCCCTGTTGGTGGCAAAAGTCGTCACTGGCGAGTCGAGTGCTTACCACTTCTACGATCCGAATTTCGGTGTCTTCGGATTCGAACAGGCGCAGGACCTGCACCGTGGTCTTGAGCGGTTCCTGAGCAGCCCTGAGCTGGCCAAACTCTATGAGATCAATCACGTGATGGAAGCGACGTTCAACGTCGTCGACCTCAATGGTCCACGTGTCGCCGATCTGGAGCTTGCGTCGCAGATCAAGGTGTCAGGTTTGCTGAGTCATGATCCGATCAGCATCGGGATAACGGTGGCGCCATGGGAACACCATGCTGAGTTACGGGCCCGTTCATTGGTGGAAAATGCCCGGCTGGGGCGAGGGCTGAGTGAGCTGGACGCCCGCCACTGGGCGCAGCAGATTCAGCACAGCGCTGATCGCCTCCACGCGGAAAGTAGCCTTGGGCGAGACTTTGTTCCGGTGTTCGACAGTGTGCGAGAGGTGTCAGGTGGACACTATGAAATCAGCCTGGTCAATCTCAAGGATCCAACGCGCACCGTCAGGGTGCCAAGCACTGACGGGGTTCTTCCGCGGATCCGCTCCTACCTGACGGAGACTTTCCAGACACTGTCGGTCAAGCCGTCAGTGCCGGGCAGGGTTGACCCGAGCGATGTCAGCGCCGTGCATACCTTGAATGCGGCGTTTACGGTTCAGGCGCTGTTGGTAGCGCTCCAGTCTCATGAGCAAATCAGCGCCATCAATGAAGACCGCAGCCTGACGACAGCAGTGCGAATGCACGGTTACCTCAGTTACGCGCAACTGGCCCATGGCAATCTGCTCGACATCGTGGAACTGGTCAAACTGGTCAGGGTGGCGTTAAACGACGCACCGCTGGTGGCCCGAACCACCTCCTCGGTAGTGGTCAATGCGCTGGGACATATTGCCAGGGATGGTTTGGCCACGGTGATGCAACTGGCTACTCTGGGTTTCGATATCTATCTGCTGGCCAATGCCAAGGACGATCTGCAACAGGCGCAATACGGTACGCAGTTGGCGTTCGATTCCGCGGGGTTGGCACTGACCGCGGCCGGCATAGGCGCCGGCCTGGCAGGTGCCAGTACGGTCGCTGCGTTTCTTGGCGGAGCCGGTGTGATCCTGGGTGGGTTCGCCATTGGCGTCAGTGCGCTGGTTGAAGGGTTCAATGGCACGTTGGAACGAGGGCGGCGGATCGGTCAGTACCTGAACCGCGTCGATAAGGCGTATCGCTCGGGCGGTCACTCGATCAGGGAGGGTGTGTTTTATCCGAATCCTTACGCGGCCATCCGCGAGATTGATTTGCGCAACCAGCGGCTGACGTTTGACAGTCAGGAAATTTTGTCGGCCAACACCTATACGCTGAACCCGCCAGATCAGAATCCTGATCGTTCGAAAGCCATCAACATTCGTCAACACCTCGGGTTGCCGGAGCATGCGGCTATTGGCGATTTGACGACCTTTCAGGCCATTGTCCTGCCGTGTGTGGCCAAGACCTGGTTCGGTTTCGATTACTCGGCCCTGCCGTTTTCGACCACGCGTTCCGAGCATTTTGAAACCGCGCTGAAGCTGGAGTACGACACAGCAGGCAATCGCCAGTTCTGGTTTACCTTTTACAAGTTCCCCTCCGAGTACATCCTGCACAACTTGTATCCGATAGAGGTCGAGACGACGATCAGGGTCTTGCTGGATGAGGAACCGCGGTTGTTGCTGGTGCCCGAGCTGCCCAAGATGTTGCACGGCAAGCTGACCTACAGTGTTGAAGGGGTGGGTGGTCATTGCACGCTGACACTCGCCCCGGGCGTGCGCTCGATCAATCTGTCACAGGCAAAGGCGCGCCCCATGGCCTGGACGCTGCGTGCGCTCTGGTTGAGTGAAGCGGACATCGTTGTCAGCGACGGCTTTTTGAAGGTGGGGGCTATCGACGTTCATGTCATGGGTACACCCGAATTGGTTATCCAGACTTCGCATAACTCGTTTCGAGTTGACTGGGCGAAACGGCAACTGCTGCTCGAAGAGCTGGAGAACGATCCGACTGCCGACACCGCGATGATCCAGGCCCGAGTCAGGAACCTGGCCCGCGCCAATCGTTTAGCCAGCCCATTCACCGCGGTACAGAATTTCCCGGTTCCGTTCGCAGACCCACAAGAACCACAACTCACTACGGCTTTTTATGAGCAGGCCCGTGATCGTTTCATCTACGCTCGCGACCTCCCACCAGCCTTGGCGAACCAAGCCAGGCTGGGCGCGGTTATTGGTGGGCAGGCGTATTTCTATTGCTCCCGGGAAGCACTCATCTGGCGCACTGACGTGGTCACCGGGCAAGTCAATCGATTCTATAGGCTGATGGACCCGGTGCCCGGTTCGAGCATCTCGGTGTTCCAGGTCCTGGGGCAGGGGGTCATTCGGATTGTCCAGCAAGTGACCCAGCGCACCGGGCGTGAAGCCGAGGTGGTCTACCTGTTGGGTGAGGACGAAGTCTTGCTGCTGGCGATTGCAGGTCATTTGACCGAGCGTCAGCAAGACCTGCTGCTCAAGGGCGTGATGCGGGGGTGGTCGAACTTCCTGTGGGATTACGAATTGTTGGTCAAGGACTCCAAGCTTTGGCCTTTGACCCAAGTGAAAGTCGTGGATTATCAGCCAGCGGCGTTTGTCTCGATAACCCCTTTGACACAGGGCAAAAAGGAGTCGCTCAGCACGTGGGTCCGTGCTGCCGATGGCCTGTTGATTCGTCCCGATGTGCCGCAGATTGAGGGGCCGCGCGGCCCGGTCAGCCCGATGTTGCTGACTCCCGCGACCAGGAAGGGTGATACCGTCCTGTTCTTTGACAAGCTCAATCGGACCCTCTATCGCCAGAAGATCGGGATGACCGTCACCGGTGTGGATGCCCAGGCTGAGCGTATCGGGCCCTGGAATGTGATTGAGGTCATCGCTAATGAAAAACGCTACGTTGCGTTGACCAGGGAAGGGCTGTATTTCGATATCAACGAGCAAGGGCAGTCGCAGCTGGCCGGAGTCTCCGAAGACTGGCTAGAGGATGCCAGAGGGCCGTTGGGCATAGGCTTTGAGTTCTGGACCGAGGTTGAGGCGCTTGCCACGGCGCATCAAGCGTCGAGCTTTTCGATTCTGGGTCTGGGGAGCGGCGTACGGGATGAAAAGCTGTGTGCCTGGTACGTCGACCATCGATGGCTGATGGCGGATATGGGCCCCGGCAAGGTAGTGCAGTTGGTGGCAACGACGCCAGATGAGGAGACGGGCTGGCTGCTGGATGTTTCCGTTGGGCAACTTTACCGCCAAGCGTTCCTTGAGCCTGAAAAACTACCGACACTCTTTGACAATGGTCTGCAGCTTCTGCGGCAGGACCTGTTGCCTGTGCCACAAAAGGTTTGGCCCGAATGGTCTTTTGCACAGGTATGGACACATGGCTCCGGTCTGCGAGGGCGGACGCTTGAAGGGGTTGAACTCGAGATGATGTTCGGTGAACCGGCACGTATCGTCGGCGTCACGGGAGGCTGGGTGCTGGCGCAACAGGGGACGAAAGACCCATACGATGCAAGGGTGAGGCGAGCGTTGAGGGCGCTGGTGAGCAAGTATCCCCACGAAGCATTTGTATCGGTTGGCGGTTACTCGGGCTACCAATGGTATGTCGAGGGTATCGATCGTGTGGTGGGTGAGGTCGATACGAGACTGGAAACCCGACTGCTGGGTGTTCGAAACAAAACTATTGCCTTGTTACATGAAACGCCCACCCAACTGACATACAGCGCTTCGAAGGATGTGTGGCTGGAGAACAGCGTTGCTCGTCGTGAAGACGAGGTACTGATGCTGGAGTTTCAGGGCGAGCTCAATGACGTTATGCCGTTGATACCTGACGACATTACCCAGTTGATCTTGAGTTATGGGCCGAAAGCGATCAGCTGCAGCCTATCGAGCACTGCCTGGCAGCGGCTTGAATGCATTATGGTTGATTGTCGTCGTTCGTTGAGCGCTGAGTCACAGATGCCAGGCACGTTGATTCTGGATACCGGGGCGCAGGATGCGTGGCGGGTCAGTCTGGTTGAAAATAAGTTGCTGTTTACCGACCCGAATACCGGACACAGCCTGATCCTGCTCAACCATTCCGACAGTTTGACTGAGCGCCGTGCGATGAGCCTGAGTCTTCAGGTTCATGGCACCACAATGACCGTAACCCTTGATGAGTTCGTGCAGGCACTGGCCAGCGATGGCAAGGACAGGCAGCTTGCCGCGCTAATGACGAAGGAGGGCATGACGTTGTTGATGACCCGGCAGAGTGAAGCAATCGTACAAGTCTGA